In Dermacentor variabilis isolate Ectoservices chromosome 11, ASM5094787v1, whole genome shotgun sequence, one genomic interval encodes:
- the LOC142564386 gene encoding uncharacterized protein LOC142564386, with amino-acid sequence MCVGRHVLTNTPGYRAGNLYNFLSFKGAGNLQFLTIFKDCRTCFIGRYFHALNGYGCAMWRRVSSFNRRAQYCDFIFHMFCGGTPSYQMYDDSCGRVLGLNGTFNIGWQEN; translated from the exons ATGTG TGTCGGCCGTCACGTTCTGACTAATACGCCAGGATACCGCGCAGGGAATCTGTACAACTTTTTGTCCTTCAAAG gtgcGGGCAATTTACAATTTCTTACGATCTTCAAAGATTGCCGCACTTGTTTCATTGGGCGTTACTTCCATGCTCTTAACG GATATGGCTGTGCCATGTGGCGTCGTGTGTCATCGTTTAACCGCCGTGCCCAGTACTGCGACTTCATCTTCCACATGTTCTGCGGCGGCACTCCCTCGTACCAGATGTACGATGACTCTTGCGGCAGGGTGCTCGGCCTGAACGGTACCTTCAACATTGGCTGGCAGGAGAATTAA